Proteins found in one Trichoplusia ni isolate ovarian cell line Hi5 chromosome 14, tn1, whole genome shotgun sequence genomic segment:
- the LOC113500562 gene encoding 39S ribosomal protein L32, mitochondrial has protein sequence MIPRITYICSQLVKNIERNLFHMFGHPPKELALAYVHEHKPVSSPQKFSLKDIIGDGMLWAVPKFRRTNERKLKRKFGSPEYVLKILLPKNNIKVCQDCGHHHEKGRLCEHCYTKVKKETQEIQDKIQEKLGLNPIENDVVVLYEGEKLPDEPKEFWNGKRIVEMKKERPQWFSKNLLQKTTQQPSDSTDVKPTDLA, from the exons ATGATTCCACGTATCACATACATTTGCTCTCAGCTAGTGAAGAATATAGAGCGCAACTTGTTTCATATGTTTGGACATCCAccaaaag AGCTCGCATTGGCGTATGTCCACGAACATAAGCCAGTCTCATCACCGCAGAAGTTTTCTTTAAAGGATATTATTGGTGATGGCATGCTATGGGCTGTTCCGAAATTCCGTCGCACCAACGAAAGGAAGTTGAAGAGAAAATTTGGTTCTCCAGAATATGTGTTGAAAATACTTCTACCAAAGAATAACATTAAAGTGTGTCAGGATTGTGGCCATCATCATGAGAAAGGACGATTGTGTG AACATTGTTATACTAAAGTGAAGAAGGAAACTCAAGAAATTCAAGACAAAATACAGGAGAAGCTTGGCCTAAATCCTATTGAAAATGATGTTGTAGTCTTATATGAGGGAGAAAAGCTTCCAGATGAG ccAAAAGAGTTCTGGAATGGCAAGAGGATAGTTGAGATGAAGAAAGAAAGACCTCAATGGTTCAGCAAGAATCTGCTACAAAAAACGACACAGCAACCTTCAGATTCAACAGATGTAAAACCTACTGATTTAGCTTAG